GAATTCCATGAGGCCAGTAAATCATGAATGCTTTTCCGACCAGCGCAGACCGGGGCACTGCATGCCGTCGTTCGGCTTCACGGTCATTTCCCCACAAACGACTGTCAGCACTGCGAGCAGAGTTATCTCCCAGCACAAAAAATTCCTCATCCGACATTTTTGCGAATCGAACCTGTTGACGATGATCTTCGTACTGACGACTCCAGGCAGCCGGATCCCATAGTAATTCCCACAAATGCCGCCGATCCCCAGAATACTCCTGGTTCTGATAATACTCATCCGCGCGGTAATAAATATCACGCTGCAGATATAGATGAGAAATCACAAAATCAGCCCCCCGACCTGCAACGCCGGCAGGAGCCAGATCCCCTTCTCGGGGAGCGGGAGAAACAGGTGGCTGGTATTGTGTCATGTTTCCCAGATCAAGGGCCGTCCCGTTGACCCAGAGACAGAGCCTCTGATCCACATTCGCAAACATCAGGGAATAGGAACCTTTGCCTTTGACTTCCGTCTGAATCGATGCCAATTCGGTTTCTACCGGCTCCGGGTTGGGAAAGTCTTCCACGTAATAGAGTTTTGCTACCCCCGTCTTCAGATCAAAGCGAACTCGATAATGACGATCGCCCCGCATCAGCTCGACAAAGAATTCGCCCCCCTCAGACTGAATCTCGACATCGAAATTAAGTGTTAAATCACCAACCCAAAAAGCAGCGTCATACATAAACGCCCCCGATGACGAGCCGCCCGAGTAATTATTGTAGGCGGTGTAATCGCTGATCAAACGCGGTTGCGGTGGCGAAGATGCCATCGTCTGTTTGAATAATTCCGGATTCTCCTGTAACAATGTCCATTCCGACTGACGGGGAACGAAATGCTGATAGCGCAACCACTCCAGATTTTGCTCATCTGCAGTCGCAGCGCTCCCCCGATACTGATAAGCACGCGACTCCTGATCAATTTCCCAGGCTGATTCTTTCAAACCCTCGAACTTTGTCTCATTCGGAGCAACCTGACGCATGGGAGACCAACGTTCCGGCCAGTCAAACTGAAGGATTTCGCGTGGCGGATAGTCATCATCGTAAACCAACTGCTGGACTGCCAGTTGTTTCTGCAGGTTATCCTTACGGAGAATGACAAACGGATCTTTCTCATTTTTTCGGGCATACACGTCACCCCGGGAAATCTGAATCTCTTCGCCGGGCAAACCAACCAGTCGTTTAATGTAATTCGTTTGTGATGCTTCGGGGTATTTGAAAACAATCACATCCCAGCGATTCGGATCTCCAAAATCAAAGGGGAACTTATTAACAATAATCCGATCACCAGTGAATGGCATCGCATCCTGCAGATCACTGTAGTAGCGACAGTTCGGGCAATAAGCACCTGTTACTTTATTGGATGGAATATAATATTCTGTTTTTTCCACCAGTTCATCACTGGCACCTACGGCGTATTTCACGCCGCACTCAGCACAATTCAATTCTTTATGACGGCCATACAAAGTAGGCGCCATCGACCCTGTTGGAATCACAAAGGCTTCGGCGGAATAGGCACGAAAGACAAATGCAAAGACCAGTGCGATGATGATCGACTCGATCGTATCACGCAGTTCATTGTGCCTTCCCGGAATCTTCTCTTTCTCCGCCTGGGCAGGTTCGGCCTGTTTAGTCAGGTCTTTTTTACTTTTAGACTTATCTGTTTTTTTTGTCATTACAAATAACCTGCCAATAATTCGTAGCCAGCTAGAAAACCAGTGCTGATCAATGTCAGTCGGTTCTGGTGATTCGCTGCTGGAGTTGGTTTATGAAATTCTTTCCTCAAAAAAAGAAAGATCTTCTGCAAATACTTTAATTTGACATTAATGAATATAGCGAATCCGGGAGAAATCTGGAATGCGTATGTGACCTACATGGCTGCCGATTTTCACTTCCCCCTGCCGCGATGGTAAATGCACGAGAAAAGGCTTTCCCAGTAAGTATTTACGTTCGACTTTTCCATCCGCCCAGCTCCGACTATCCAGGGAAACCGGGCTATTGTCCCCCAGTACAAAATAGCTCTGTTGATCAAGCCGATAAGGCTCTTCCACGCCGTGCAGGCCTTTCCCGCGCGTATAATGAATATCACGAAAGAGTTTCAATTCTGTCACTTCGAAATGTCCGCCATTTGCACCGAATTGAACGGGTTCCCGAATCGGCTCCCGTGGCTCTGTCGTCTCGCTGAATAGCAGCGGCTGATAGATTAATTGACCATTGATGGCAAACAAAACCTGACGATCCATAATCGACATCTCAAGCTGCATTGATTTCTGTTGCGACGTTTTACTCAGATGTCCGGTGCGCACAGGTTTATTCTGATCATCTACAAACAGAGTCACCTGTCGTGCTTTGAAATCGATCAGGTTCCGAAATCGATGATGGCCATCGAACATTTCGATCGCAAACTCTCCCTCTCCGGAATGAACTTTCAAATTGCACTCAAATAGAAAGTCATGAACGGGAATTGATTCCTGATTTTCCACTCCTGAATTATAAGCATATTGATCGAGTACCGGCGCCACGTGAGATTTCTCATACAGCAGTGCAACGGCATAACGAAAGTCATCGTTTTCGGTCCGATCCAGCAATCGATGGCAGTCCTCCGATGTCATAGCGCCTCGACAACTCAATTGTTTTTTCTTCGGATCAAACTGAACGGGGCCCAGAACCGGTTCCGGTTGTTCTATCTCTTCAGGCCACGCTTCTAACGGCGTCACTGTAAGATAATGGCCTCCCTGTCTGATCCAATGTTGATACTTGACCCACGCCCATTCCAATGAGACCGCAGAATTCAGTGGATCACTATCGCTGCTATCAAATGAAAATCCCTCAGGTTCCGATACCCAGGATGGATGACTGCTACGTTCCTCATCCACTTCAACTGGAACAAAACGCGGTTGAAAGAAATCATCATTTTTCGGCTGATAGTGATGATCGTGGACAAGCAATCGCACCGCATTTTGTGTTTTCAAATCCTTGCGCTGAATCTTACCATCGATATACAGGTCTCCCTGCTTGACCTGCACAGCTTCACCGGGCAATCCCACGACGCGTTTTACATATGCCTGAGTCGGTTTAATGGGATTCTGAAATACGGCGACATCCCATCGTTGGGGACCTTTCAGGTAATATGCGTGTTTAAAAACCAGGAGCTGGTCGCCTTCGTTGCGAGGCACATTCGTCAAATCAATGGAGTGAGTATTACAGTTTGGGCAGGTGGCATACTGCCCGGATTGATGGAGGACTTCACCATGGGAATGTTCGTGCGTCTGAAACCGATTTGCGGAGACAGAATCATCATAGGCCACGCCGTAGGTAAAGGAAAATTCGCAGCGAGGACACTTCACCTGCTTGTGATATCCCAATAGAGAAGGCGCCATAGAGCCTGTTGAGATCATGTAGCCTTCCGCCTGAAAGGTCCTGAATAGAATCACGGCAATTGCCAGCGAAACCACAGATTCCAGCACCATACGGAACAGGCTGGAGCGATGTTCCACCTCTTCTGCCTGGGATTCGAATTGACGGGGAGAGTGGTGCATCACAACAAACAAAAGAAGTAACGGAAGTTTTCCTGAATTGATTTTTCAGAAAGCAAAAAGCTCAGCTCTTCATTTTAATAAATCCCGGTAACCTGAGGAAATAGAGAATCGCCCACCAGATCAGAATTGGCCAAAGCATCGCAGTCCTTCTGGGGAAACGTCGGAGCGTAACACTGTTTTGGGAAACAACTTATCCCACTAAACAGAAGAGCAATAACATGCCAACCCAAACCACACCGAGAAAATGCCAGACGATCGAACAGGCATGCACGCCCCAATGATATTCATGATCGTACTGATAAAGATACGCTTTGTAGATCACGAAGCCCAAAATCCCGAAGGCAACGACAAAGTGCAGAGCATGTAGCAACACAAAGGAGAACAGCACACCATAACTGCTGGGATAGTGATACACATTTTTGGCCTGATCCAGCACAAGCAGCACTTCGGAATGCTGGCGTAGCACGTGAATCAGTCCCAGTGTCTGAATGACAAAAAATGCGCCACCCAAAAGAAATGTGAGATTCAGGCAATTCCTGAACTGCTGCTGTTTCTCCTGGCGGACAAAGAATAAAGCCCGATGAATGGAGAAGCTCCCTAAAACCAGCAGCACTGTACTTAACCAGAGTGCAGAAGGAATCACCAGCGCTGTTGGCTCATACGTCTTCGCCAGATTTGAGCGTACGATGACATAGGCAATCAGGCCGCCAACAAACAGGACCGAGACCGTAAACAGAAAAATCGCCAGACCAAAATCTCTCTGACTAAGCCGATCCCGAGACGTAAATAACATCGCAAGTCGATCTCGAATTGTGCGGCTCCGGAAGGTAGACATATTAACCTGCCAACGTACTAAGCGCAAAAACATATACTGAGAAATATCGAATCAGGCAATCAAGCCGACTATTCTATTTTCGCGGAACACGCCATCAGAATCAACATTATTTCTTAGCAGGAGCTGCTGCCGGTGCAGGAGCCGGTGCAACTGTTGGCGTTTTATCCTGTTGGAACCCCTGCACATAATCGTCGTACGCATGCGAGTCCAAAAGAATCATACACAGAAAAAAAGCAGCGAAGACAATTGAGAAAAAGAAGGCAATCCGGTTCAACGGTTTATCGTACCAGAGGTGCATAAAGATAAAAACAACCAGAGATGCTTTTGCTGTGGCAATTGCCATTGAGACAATCACATCAAGCGCACCGGTATCATATTTCGCGGCTTCAACAGTCACGACAGTCAGGATAACCAGAGCGATAAAAACGCCGATCAGAACTTTTACCGGCACGATATGCACATGGCAGCTTTGTGGGTTTTCTGCGTGAACATCACTTTCAGCATGATCTGACATGATGAATTCTTTCGTCTCTTTATTTTAAAACTGCTGGAAGCTCAAAGGCCTCGCAAATTGATGGAAGTCGAATTTATACCGGCTAGTTGATCAGATATAACAACGGGAACAGATAGATCCAGATCAAGTCAACCAAGTGCCAGTACAGACCGACAAAATCTACGGCTCCGAAATAGTATGTGGTGAAAGCACCATGCACGGTTCGCACGATCAACCAACTGATGGCGATCATCCCGCCAATAATGTGAATTGCGTGTAAGCCAGTCATACAGAAATAAACACTGAAGAAGGTCCCCGCCAGTTCAGGCTCTGGAACTTTTTCTTTCTGCTTGGCATATTCTGCTGGAACGGTTTCCGCCATCTGAATTTCTTCATCGGTTGGCTTTTCTGCATGTCCCAGATGGTGATAGCCAATACTGGCATAAGCACCGACTTGCATGCCGAGCGCTGATACCAGAAAACAACCAGCGATAGTTGACAGTGTTTTCTTGTTTGGATTCTTGATCAGTACTCCCAAAGCGACACCGGAGAGTACTATCACGGCCCATAACACAGTTGTCATATAAGAGAGAGTGTGTTTGGTTTTTTCGAATAAGGAATCATCACTGTGATCATCGTGTGCGGCTGCCGATTCATCGTGTGCATGCTCTGACGCTTCGCCACCTGCCGCAGCAGGTGCTGCGGCTTCAGCCTCGTGATGTTCCGGGCTGTGGTACATACCGGCCCATAATAAACCGTGGTGTGCTTTTTCCGTATATTCAAATGATTTCACACCCAGGAAGATGGCAGCACAAGCGAGCGTCGTTACCAGACAGACCAAGAGGCCTTTTGTTTGCCCTAATTGAGCACAACGCACACCCCACGCCATTGTCAAACTGCTGAAAAGCAGAACGACGGTATTGGCTGCGCCTAATGTCGTATCCAAAAACTGGCTGGCATACAGAAAGACTTCGGGGTGCAATGAGCGATAGACGGCATAAAACCCGAATAAACCGCTGAAGAACAGGACTTCTGTTACCAGGAACAGCCAGATCCCCAGTTTACCAGTATCGAATTGTTGCTGGTGCGAATCGAAGTGATGTGCCAGCCGGGGATCATGGTGCTCATGATCGTGGCCGTCGGTATGTTCGTCTGTAGTCGTGGTGGCCGCGGTATTCATTAAACTTCTTTATCTCCTGATGCGGTCACAGATTCCTTGTTATCCCCCTGACATTCAACGGGAACGAAGCCTCCGACTTCCTCATTGTAGACAACCGATTCCATGACATATGGATCGCCGGCCAAAGGAGGATGATCGAAGTTATTATGTGGTGGTGGTGAAGAACATTGCCATTCCAGTGAAGCACCACCCCAGGGATTAGCAGGCGCCTTCTTGCCGCGATAAACCGAATAGATCAATACGCCAGCCATCAGAGCCGAGCTCAATCCTAATAAATAAGCCCCCATGGTCGACATAATATGTAGACCCTGGAACTCTGGCAGGTATGTGTAATACCGACGTGGCATACCGCGGGTACCTAAAATGAACTGCGGAAAGAACGTCAGATTGAATCCAAGGAAAACACCCAGGCAGGCAATCCTTCCCCAGAACTCGTTAAACATTTTACCGGAAATTTTAGGCCACCAGTGATGGATGGCTGCAAACAAACCGACCAGAGATGAGCCCATCATCACATAGTGGAAGTGAGCCACCACAAAATAGGTATCGTGCAAGTGCACGTCAGTGGCCAGTGTCGCCAGGAATAGCCCGGTCAATCCACCGATCGAGAAAATAAAGATGAAGGCCAGACCATAACACATGGCTGTTGTGAAACGAATCGAGCCTTTATACATGGTGGTCAGCCAGTTAAACACTTTAATGGCTGACGGGATCGACACACTGAAAGTGATCGCACTGAAGATCACTGCCACCATCCGCGACTGACCAGAGACAAACATGTGGTGCCCCCAGACCAAAAAGCCAAATACAGCAATCGCAATACTACTGTAGGCAATGAAGCGGTATCCAAAAATGTGTTTTCGACTGTGAACGGCAATCACTTCGCTGATCACACCCATTGCCGGCAGAATCATGACATATACAGCTGGGTGAGAATAGAACCAGAAGAAGTGCTGGAACAGCACAGGATCGCCGCCTAATGTCGGATCAAAAATCCCAATGTGAAATGCCCGCTCAACAACCAGCAGTAGACCAGTAATCCCCAGAACGGGAGTTGCGAGAATCTGAATTAAAGCGGTCGCATACAGTGCCCACAGGAACAAAGGCATTTTAAACCAGGTCATCCCCGGTGGTCGCATGGTGTGAATGGTTACAATGAAATTCAACCCGGTAAAAATCGAGCTGAAGCCCAGAATAAAGACCCCCAACAGTGCGGTAATCACAGCCGTGCTGGTGGTAATACTGTAAGGCGTATAGAATGTCCAACCGGTATCCAGACCGCCTAAAACAATCGCTGCCAGGAAGAATGCGGCACCGAACATCCACAGATAAAAACTACCCAGGTTCATTCGCGGAAACGCCACATCCTTGGCCCCCAGCATCACCGGTAGAATAATATTTCCAATCGCCGCCGGGACCCCGGGAATAATCACCAGGAAGGTCATGATCGCACCATGCAGGGTAAACATCTGATTGTACGCATCAGGCCCCATCAAGACTTTTGATGGTGATAACAATTCCGTTCTCAGCAGGACCGCAAAAATTCCGCCTAAGAAAAAGGAACAGGTCACGCCGATCAGGTACATAATACCGATGCGTTTATGGTCGAGGGTGAAAAACCAGCTTTTCCAGCCCTTCGAGCAATTCAAATAATTCAATTCGCGGTATTGAATCGGGAAATTCGATTTTGGATTGGAGGAGTCAACTACTGTTGCCATCTTCCAGCCTCCTGAATAATTTCAAATAGGGTCGGATTAAAAAATCCGGAAACACAATCGAGAAACAGGTTCTCACTTATTTATCTCGTGACAGAATCACGTTCGTTACTTTTGACTCTTGATGAAAGCAATGATCGCGGAAATATCCTGATCCGTTAACTGCCCTTTGAAGGTCGGCATAATCGGTCGGAAACCATCCACAATTTTGGATTGTGGCTCCAGAATCGACTGACGAATATAGTTTGCATCTGCAATCGTGGATGTCCCATCTGTGAATTTTCGCTCTTTGCCAAACAGTTCTTTGAACGATGGTCCATTCTTAGGTACCCCATCCAGTGAATGGCACTGAATGCAGCCACGGCTTTTGTAAAAATATTCACCGGCTTCCACAGGAGTCTTGTTTTTATGAATGTCGGACGCCACCTGCAGCCATTTATCAAAGTCACCACGAGTCTCATGCACGACCACATTAGTGACCATTTCCGAGTGTTTCTGACCGCAGTACTCGGCACACATCAGTGGATAAGTTCCCGCTTTGGTGGCATTAAACCACTCCTGTGTGTAACGGCCAGGCACGACATCCATCTTGGTTCGGAAGGCAGGAATCCACAGGCTGTGAATCACATCGTCCGAGGCCATCGTCAAAGTCACGTCTTCCCCTTTGGGAATATGCAGTTCGCTTTCAATCCAGCCATTCGGATATTTGAATGCCCAGGACCACTTCTTGGCGACGACATCGATTTCATACGAAGAAGCAGGAGGCGTTCGCATATCCAGATAGGAAGTAAATCCGATCCAGAACATGACGATTGTCAGCAGAGTCGGAATGACTGACCACGATAATTCCAATGTCAGGTTATGAGTGACTGTTTTTTCTGCTTCCACACCTGGGCGATGACGGTATTTGATCATAAACAGGACCATTAAACCGACAATCAACACGAAAAAGAACGTGCAGACATACAGGATAAAGAAGTAGACAGAGTCAACGCTCTCTGCCACCGTAGAACCTTGAGACGGGAACCAAAACCCGGCTTCGCCATTCGCTAATAAATTAGGGATGAATAGTTTCATCTGCATTCACACAATCAACTGTTGAGTGTTAAAATATTTAAGGTATTAACCAAATCTGATTAAAACACAAATCCGCTTCTTAGAAGACTCCTGATTCAGGACCCCTCTGTCGTTTCCATAGTCTGGCTTGCCGTCGATTCTATAACCTGCCGGCCTTTACGTCCCCGCCAATAGGGAATCAAAACGACCGTTAAGATAAAGACGGTGGCAAACCCACCAATTTTCATAATATTCCGCGCGGTCGGTGCATACCGACCACTGTCTGCATCGTAGTGAAAACAGAACAGTAAAAAACGATCAATGGTTGTTCCAATTTTTCCTTCAGACGCTTCCACCAATGCCAGTTTCAATGTCTGTTCCGGAAAATTCACTCCATATAAGTAGCGGGAAATCTTCCCATCGGGAGTACACACTAACAGAACAGCCGGGTGAGCATATTCCTGGCGTTCTTCCACGTACTTGTATTGAACCCCCATTGCCTCTGCTAATTTTGTAATTGCCGCCTGTTTACCGCACAGAAAATGCCAGCCGTTGGCCGTTCCTGCACGGTTATATTCTTTAAAGTATTTCTGCTTTGTTAAATTGGCCCGCTGATAAGTCTCTTTCGGATCAATACTCACCGACAGAAATTCATATTGCTGTCCCGCAGACCACTCTAATTCTTTTAAACCTCTCACCAATG
This genomic interval from Gimesia alba contains the following:
- a CDS encoding cytochrome c oxidase subunit I, with protein sequence MATVVDSSNPKSNFPIQYRELNYLNCSKGWKSWFFTLDHKRIGIMYLIGVTCSFFLGGIFAVLLRTELLSPSKVLMGPDAYNQMFTLHGAIMTFLVIIPGVPAAIGNIILPVMLGAKDVAFPRMNLGSFYLWMFGAAFFLAAIVLGGLDTGWTFYTPYSITTSTAVITALLGVFILGFSSIFTGLNFIVTIHTMRPPGMTWFKMPLFLWALYATALIQILATPVLGITGLLLVVERAFHIGIFDPTLGGDPVLFQHFFWFYSHPAVYVMILPAMGVISEVIAVHSRKHIFGYRFIAYSSIAIAVFGFLVWGHHMFVSGQSRMVAVIFSAITFSVSIPSAIKVFNWLTTMYKGSIRFTTAMCYGLAFIFIFSIGGLTGLFLATLATDVHLHDTYFVVAHFHYVMMGSSLVGLFAAIHHWWPKISGKMFNEFWGRIACLGVFLGFNLTFFPQFILGTRGMPRRYYTYLPEFQGLHIMSTMGAYLLGLSSALMAGVLIYSVYRGKKAPANPWGGASLEWQCSSPPPHNNFDHPPLAGDPYVMESVVYNEEVGGFVPVECQGDNKESVTASGDKEV
- a CDS encoding SCO family protein produces the protein MKLFQFFILTLLIWSSSMMTVQAQRMEKAPKSIESLDVIEHLESELPLELAFQDSSGEQVKLGDYFQKDRPVILSLNYSNCPMLCSLQLTALVRGLKELEWSAGQQYEFLSVSIDPKETYQRANLTKQKYFKEYNRAGTANGWHFLCGKQAAITKLAEAMGVQYKYVEERQEYAHPAVLLVCTPDGKISRYLYGVNFPEQTLKLALVEASEGKIGTTIDRFLLFCFHYDADSGRYAPTARNIMKIGGFATVFILTVVLIPYWRGRKGRQVIESTASQTMETTEGS
- a CDS encoding cytochrome c oxidase subunit 3, whose product is MNTAATTTTDEHTDGHDHEHHDPRLAHHFDSHQQQFDTGKLGIWLFLVTEVLFFSGLFGFYAVYRSLHPEVFLYASQFLDTTLGAANTVVLLFSSLTMAWGVRCAQLGQTKGLLVCLVTTLACAAIFLGVKSFEYTEKAHHGLLWAGMYHSPEHHEAEAAAPAAAGGEASEHAHDESAAAHDDHSDDSLFEKTKHTLSYMTTVLWAVIVLSGVALGVLIKNPNKKTLSTIAGCFLVSALGMQVGAYASIGYHHLGHAEKPTDEEIQMAETVPAEYAKQKEKVPEPELAGTFFSVYFCMTGLHAIHIIGGMIAISWLIVRTVHGAFTTYYFGAVDFVGLYWHLVDLIWIYLFPLLYLIN
- a CDS encoding cytochrome C oxidase subunit IV family protein, with product MSDHAESDVHAENPQSCHVHIVPVKVLIGVFIALVILTVVTVEAAKYDTGALDVIVSMAIATAKASLVVFIFMHLWYDKPLNRIAFFFSIVFAAFFLCMILLDSHAYDDYVQGFQQDKTPTVAPAPAPAAAPAKK
- the lepB gene encoding signal peptidase I, translating into MEHRSSLFRMVLESVVSLAIAVILFRTFQAEGYMISTGSMAPSLLGYHKQVKCPRCEFSFTYGVAYDDSVSANRFQTHEHSHGEVLHQSGQYATCPNCNTHSIDLTNVPRNEGDQLLVFKHAYYLKGPQRWDVAVFQNPIKPTQAYVKRVVGLPGEAVQVKQGDLYIDGKIQRKDLKTQNAVRLLVHDHHYQPKNDDFFQPRFVPVEVDEERSSHPSWVSEPEGFSFDSSDSDPLNSAVSLEWAWVKYQHWIRQGGHYLTVTPLEAWPEEIEQPEPVLGPVQFDPKKKQLSCRGAMTSEDCHRLLDRTENDDFRYAVALLYEKSHVAPVLDQYAYNSGVENQESIPVHDFLFECNLKVHSGEGEFAIEMFDGHHRFRNLIDFKARQVTLFVDDQNKPVRTGHLSKTSQQKSMQLEMSIMDRQVLFAINGQLIYQPLLFSETTEPREPIREPVQFGANGGHFEVTELKLFRDIHYTRGKGLHGVEEPYRLDQQSYFVLGDNSPVSLDSRSWADGKVERKYLLGKPFLVHLPSRQGEVKIGSHVGHIRIPDFSRIRYIH
- a CDS encoding cytochrome c oxidase subunit 3; the protein is MLFTSRDRLSQRDFGLAIFLFTVSVLFVGGLIAYVIVRSNLAKTYEPTALVIPSALWLSTVLLVLGSFSIHRALFFVRQEKQQQFRNCLNLTFLLGGAFFVIQTLGLIHVLRQHSEVLLVLDQAKNVYHYPSSYGVLFSFVLLHALHFVVAFGILGFVIYKAYLYQYDHEYHWGVHACSIVWHFLGVVWVGMLLLFCLVG
- the coxB gene encoding cytochrome c oxidase subunit II, which gives rise to MKLFIPNLLANGEAGFWFPSQGSTVAESVDSVYFFILYVCTFFFVLIVGLMVLFMIKYRHRPGVEAEKTVTHNLTLELSWSVIPTLLTIVMFWIGFTSYLDMRTPPASSYEIDVVAKKWSWAFKYPNGWIESELHIPKGEDVTLTMASDDVIHSLWIPAFRTKMDVVPGRYTQEWFNATKAGTYPLMCAEYCGQKHSEMVTNVVVHETRGDFDKWLQVASDIHKNKTPVEAGEYFYKSRGCIQCHSLDGVPKNGPSFKELFGKERKFTDGTSTIADANYIRQSILEPQSKIVDGFRPIMPTFKGQLTDQDISAIIAFIKSQK
- the lepB gene encoding signal peptidase I; amino-acid sequence: MTKKTDKSKSKKDLTKQAEPAQAEKEKIPGRHNELRDTIESIIIALVFAFVFRAYSAEAFVIPTGSMAPTLYGRHKELNCAECGVKYAVGASDELVEKTEYYIPSNKVTGAYCPNCRYYSDLQDAMPFTGDRIIVNKFPFDFGDPNRWDVIVFKYPEASQTNYIKRLVGLPGEEIQISRGDVYARKNEKDPFVILRKDNLQKQLAVQQLVYDDDYPPREILQFDWPERWSPMRQVAPNETKFEGLKESAWEIDQESRAYQYRGSAATADEQNLEWLRYQHFVPRQSEWTLLQENPELFKQTMASSPPQPRLISDYTAYNNYSGGSSSGAFMYDAAFWVGDLTLNFDVEIQSEGGEFFVELMRGDRHYRVRFDLKTGVAKLYYVEDFPNPEPVETELASIQTEVKGKGSYSLMFANVDQRLCLWVNGTALDLGNMTQYQPPVSPAPREGDLAPAGVAGRGADFVISHLYLQRDIYYRADEYYQNQEYSGDRRHLWELLWDPAAWSRQYEDHRQQVRFAKMSDEEFFVLGDNSARSADSRLWGNDREAERRHAVPRSALVGKAFMIYWPHGIPFMNDGRGYSPNVGPLKKFFYHQTSPGHYPTKDPYAKLSVPFYPNFSRMKRIR